A stretch of Bradyrhizobium diazoefficiens DNA encodes these proteins:
- a CDS encoding IS91 family transposase — protein sequence MSRPVLEVADIFRSHGPAWRQAHAGHVSLDQLKVMSAIERCRTAALGGHVARCADCAYTSIAYNSCRNRHCPKCQGAAAKDWLADREAELLPVPYYHVVFTLPAAIADIAYQNKAVVYDLLFKISAETMLTIAADPKHLGARIGITSVLHTWGSALTHHPHVHMIVPGGGISPDGQRWVSCRPGFFLPVRVLSRLFRRLFLQKLVAVHQAGRLSFFGDNSRLADAQSFAAYLAPLRKAEWIVYAKRPFGGPEAVLAYLSRYTHRVAIANSRLIAVDRRGVTFKWKDYRSEGRDRFKQMTLATDEFIRRFLIHVLPKGLHRIRHYGLFAKGACAGNIARARKLLAVAKPEDQPTAAAADPSKPACPCCGGRMIIIEVFARGATPRHQPKPPTNRIRIDTS from the coding sequence GTGTCGCGCCCGGTTTTGGAGGTTGCGGATATCTTCCGCAGCCATGGTCCGGCATGGCGTCAAGCTCATGCCGGCCATGTCAGCCTCGACCAGCTGAAGGTGATGTCGGCGATCGAGCGTTGCCGCACGGCGGCGCTTGGCGGGCATGTCGCGCGCTGCGCGGACTGCGCCTATACGTCGATCGCCTACAACTCCTGCCGTAACCGGCATTGTCCGAAGTGCCAGGGCGCCGCGGCGAAGGACTGGCTTGCCGACCGCGAAGCCGAACTGTTGCCGGTGCCGTACTATCACGTCGTGTTCACGCTGCCTGCGGCCATCGCCGACATCGCCTACCAGAACAAGGCCGTGGTCTACGACCTCCTGTTCAAGATCTCGGCCGAGACCATGCTGACGATCGCCGCCGATCCCAAGCATCTGGGGGCCAGGATCGGCATCACCTCCGTGCTGCACACCTGGGGCTCGGCCCTGACCCATCACCCGCATGTGCACATGATCGTGCCGGGCGGCGGCATCTCGCCCGACGGCCAGCGCTGGGTTTCGTGCCGGCCCGGCTTCTTCCTCCCCGTGCGCGTGCTCTCCCGCCTGTTCCGGCGACTGTTCCTTCAAAAGCTCGTCGCCGTCCATCAAGCCGGCCGCCTGAGCTTCTTCGGCGACAACAGCCGGCTCGCCGATGCGCAATCCTTCGCGGCTTATCTCGCGCCGCTGCGCAAAGCGGAATGGATCGTTTACGCAAAGCGCCCGTTCGGCGGGCCCGAGGCGGTGTTGGCCTATCTGTCGCGCTACACCCACCGCGTCGCCATCGCCAACAGCCGCTTGATCGCCGTCGACCGGCGAGGCGTCACCTTCAAGTGGAAGGACTACCGCAGCGAGGGCCGCGATCGCTTCAAGCAGATGACGCTCGCCACCGACGAGTTCATTCGCCGCTTCCTCATCCACGTGCTGCCAAAAGGCCTGCACCGCATCCGCCACTACGGCCTGTTCGCCAAAGGCGCTTGCGCCGGCAACATCGCACGTGCCCGCAAGCTGCTCGCTGTTGCAAAGCCTGAAGACCAACCCACCGCGGCCGCCGCCGATCCCAGCAAGCCGGCCTGCCCCTGCTGCGGCGGTCGCATGATCATCATCGAGGTGTTCGCGCGCGGAGCAACGCCACGGCATCAGCCGAAGCCTCCAACGAACCGCATCAGGATCGATACCTCGTGA
- a CDS encoding helix-turn-helix transcriptional regulator has translation MVLKPVCQNVTYCFQLTPLKGLSQKAQANRLGVNASTISRWLSGTEPRPTHLEQLAKVVGIVDLRLFYLSHDEFLSGVKRLHTVVDHAHIKPFIQLGSIEKHRHLWADCALRLRGTYILNTRVLTNSALVARSLLRVFDENERGIPFDIHNVDNRYQPARVYRYDGLMFPILDTLIFFAEEVSHDEPFVMITNLPQLKPPPYLVGYMLAVGVTDEMRRPAGSKAVAAFRGGMPIDPKSLLSKLGLVERVKVDTQIAELLFR, from the coding sequence ATGGTCCTAAAACCCGTCTGTCAAAATGTCACTTATTGCTTCCAGCTCACACCGCTTAAGGGTCTTAGCCAAAAAGCCCAAGCTAACCGACTGGGTGTCAACGCCTCGACCATCTCGCGATGGTTATCCGGCACCGAACCCAGGCCAACACATCTTGAACAACTGGCAAAGGTCGTCGGCATTGTAGATTTGAGGCTCTTTTACCTCTCTCACGATGAATTCCTTTCGGGTGTAAAACGCTTACACACCGTTGTGGATCACGCGCACATCAAGCCATTCATCCAACTTGGATCTATCGAAAAGCATAGGCATCTATGGGCAGATTGCGCCCTGCGACTCAGAGGAACCTATATTCTCAACACGCGCGTTCTTACGAACTCCGCACTTGTTGCTAGATCGCTGTTGCGCGTATTTGACGAGAACGAGCGCGGCATTCCGTTTGACATTCACAATGTCGATAATCGATACCAGCCTGCCCGCGTCTATCGGTACGACGGCTTGATGTTTCCGATACTTGATACGTTGATATTTTTTGCTGAAGAGGTCAGTCATGACGAACCATTCGTCATGATAACTAATCTGCCACAGCTCAAGCCACCGCCTTATCTTGTTGGCTATATGTTGGCAGTAGGTGTAACTGACGAAATGAGAAGACCCGCTGGAAGCAAAGCTGTAGCTGCGTTCAGAGGAGGCATGCCGATCGACCCAAAGTCGTTGTTGAGCAAACTAGGACTCGTCGAGCGAGTGAAGGTCGATACCCAGATAGCGGAATTGCTCTTCCGCTGA